The Branchiostoma floridae strain S238N-H82 chromosome 8, Bfl_VNyyK, whole genome shotgun sequence genome has a segment encoding these proteins:
- the LOC118421699 gene encoding uncharacterized protein LOC118421699, whose translation MGELQPLLSDEGQGKLREWLGQPSAEFHLQYKARTHGFDPQTFHQHCDGVGPTVSVGYNSSGYVFGGYTALPWDSQAGYHRDPRAFLFVLYTGRNQFNPQRVDAMQGKTRATVRHGFSFGPTFGNDLMFFSGKFTSGNDQDGYTKTNGFCTPGDGFFMANGLQLTGGDYKFKDIEVYQVTEQMRSSIASPINTSINRRAVKPMVQFREESVVGVKGSWRVLPQSSAWREVDWSLLFLGQLKEEVAQYRPLPELRIEQVNILLVGPVGAGKSSFFNTVNSAFRNYVTNQAATGVTNHSMTTQFRRYDVRASREGPSLGFRLCDTLGLEEQQSGLDIVDLLYILDGNVPDRYQFNPLVRISAETVPGFNMAPSLGDKTHCVVYVMDISDVGSMSRVTTEKFGAIRAQVSQRGIPFVVLLTKVDRACSHVGSDLTMVYRSRHIQEHVDLFSRTTGIPKSSILVTKNYDTELETQLAVDVLALHALRQMIRYADNYLDDHLDRHIQIVRADTLSPRQGSEEDGSLPRTPATEREDSPQQDRPGGERASSENSPHQDRPRKEKASYANKRHVPHPSWEKPGSGSRRSQPPTRTSVTPRTHSSQRPETKEDDPPRSRSSPPKSRAESTKEEEDQRRPPSTASKKSTPEERRPGSTTSNKTTVTGIVGRYDQGM comes from the exons ATGGGGGAGCTACAGCCGCTGCTGTCGGACGAGGGGCAGGGGAAACTTAGGGAATGGCTTGGACAG CCTAGCGCAGAGTTCCACCTCCAGTACAAAGCCAGAACCCACGGGTTCGACCCTCAAACCTTCCACCAGCACTGCGACGGCGTCGGGCCCACCGTCTCTGTCGGGTACAACTCCTCCGGGTACGTGTTCGGCGGGTACACCGCCCTGCCCTGGGACAGCCAGGCGGGGTACCACCGCGACCCCCGCGCCTTCCTCTTCGTTCTCTACACGGGGAGAAACCAGTTCAACCCGCAGAGAGTGGACGCCATGCAGGGCAAGACGCGAGCCACCGTCCGCCATGGCTTCTCCTTCGGACCGACATTTGGGAATGACCTGATGTTCTTCAGCGGCAAGTTCACGTCAGGAAATGACCAGGACGGTTACACCAAGACTAACGGGTTCTGTACTCCGGGGGACGGGTTCTTCATGGCCAACGGGCTGCAGTTAACCGGTGGGGACTATAAGTTCAAGGACATTGAAGTATACCAGGTCACAG AACAAATGAGGTCATCTATTGCGTCCCCAATCAACACGAGTATTAACAGGAGGGCGGTAAAACCGATGGTGCAGTTCAGAGAAGAGTCAGTAGTTGGCGTCAAGGGCAGCTGGCGGGTCCTTCCACAGTCTTCGGCGTGGCGCGAAGTCGACTGGAGTCTGCT GTTTCTTGGACAGCTGAAGGAGGAGGTAGCTCAGTACCGCCCCCTACCGGAGCTGAGAATAGAGCAGGTGAACATCCTCCTGGTGGGCCCGGTGGGTGCCGGGAAATCCAGTTTCTTCAACACGGTGAACTCCGCCTTCCGGAACTACGTCACCAACCAGGCAGCTACCGGAGTGACCAATCACAGCATGACTACACAG TTCCGTAGATATGACGTCCGTGCTAGCCGTGAGGGCCCGTCCCTGGGGTTCCGTCTGTGCGACACGTTAGGTCTGGAGGAGCAGCAGTCCGGGCTGGACATAGTGGACCTGCTGTACATCCTGGACGGGAACGTTCCGGACAGATATCAG TTCAACCCCCTGGTGCGCATCTCAGCAGAAACCGTACCTGGTTTCAACATGGCGCCGTCGCTAGGCGACAAGACGCACTGCGTGGTCTACGTCATGGACATCTCGGATGTGGGCAGCATGTCACGTGTTACCACGGAGAAGTTTGGCGCCATCAGAGCACAAGTCAGTCAGCGAG GGATCCCGTTCGTAGTGCTGCTGACCAAGGTTGACCGCGCATGCTCACATGTTGGATCAGACCTCACCATGGTCTACCGTAGCCG ACACATCCAGGAGCACGTGGACCTGTTCAGCCGGACCACGGGGATCCCAAAGTCCAGTATTCTGGTCACCAAGAACTACGACACGGAGCTGGAGACCCAGCTCGCCGTGGACGTTCTCGCCCTGCACGCACTGAGGCAGATGATCCGGTACGCAGATAACTACTTAGACGATCACCTGGACCGTCACATACAGATCGTACGGGCTGACACACTATCTCCCAGGCAAGGGTCGGAAGAAGACGGGTCCCTGCCCCGCACGCCGGCTACAGAACGCGAAGACTCGCCGCAACAAGACAGACCGGGAGGGGAAAGAGCGAGCTCCGAGAACTCACCGCATCAAGATAGACCGCGAAAGGAAAAAGCGAGCTACGCAAACAAGCGGCACGTTCCGCACCCTTCCTGGGAGAAACCTGGCTCCGGCTCCCGGAGGTCACAACCACCGACTAGAACGTCCGTGACTCCTCGGACACACTCGAGCCAGCGCCCGGAAACAAAGGAGGATGATCCTCCGCGCTCAAGGAGCAGTCCACCCAAATCTAGAGCAGAGTCTACCAAGGAGGAGGAGGATCAAAGGAGACCGCCGTCAACGGCGAGCAAGAAGAGCACACCTGAAGAAAGACGCCCTGGGAGTACCACCAGTAATAAGACAACAGTGACAGGCATCGTAGGTCGATACGATCAAGGGATGTGA
- the LOC118421640 gene encoding uncharacterized protein y4mH-like: protein MAEGSAPTVDTHVHLWDLEKWKYAWPTPDLKPLWHNFYPEDLQTAMGTTPVQNIILVQVLNHSTEETEWELDLCEKHPFLAGVVGWVDLTDPQLESTLDRLASSPYFLGVRYILDFEADDWLARSDVQNGLGLLERKGLTYDLLIRPRHFRYAKEVVSKFPKLKFVINHLAKPHIKDGVIEGWREGMEELSRFPNVYCKLSGMVTEADPDHWTVEDFRPYVQHVLQCFGAERCMFGSDWPVCRLAKSDYPQVHQVLSQCLDGCTNEQKEAIFGRNAVEFYNIKTLMS, encoded by the exons ATGGCCGAGGGTTCCGCCCCTACCGTGGACACTCACGTCC ATTTATGGGACCTGGAGAAGTGGAAATATGCTTGGCCAACTCCTGACCTGAAACCGCTATGGCACAACTTCTACCCAGAGGACCTACAGACAGCCATGGGGACCACACCTGTACAGAACATCATCCTGGTCCAGGTCCTCAACCACTCCACAGAGGAGACTG AGTGGGAGCTGGACCTGTGTGAGAAGCACCCATTCCTGGCCGGGGTGGTGGGCTGGGTGGATCTTACTGATCCACAG CTGGAATCAACCCTAGATAGACTTGCCTCCAGTCCCTACTTCCTGGGCGTTCGGTACATCCTGGATTTCGAGGCAGATGATTGGCTGGCTCGTTCTGACGTTCAGAATGGCCTGGGCTTGTTGGAGAGGAAAGGGCTGACCTATGACCTGCTGATCAG GCCCAGGCATTTCAGATATGCTAAGGAAGTTGTCTCCAAGTTTCCCAAGTTGAAGTTTGTGATCAACCATCTGGCCAAGCCCCACATCAAGGATGGAGTGATAGAGGGATGGAGAGAAGGGATGGAAGAGCTGTCCAGGTTTCCTAATGTCTACTGTAAGCT GTCAGGGATGGTGACAGAAGCAGACCCAGACCACTGGACTGTGGAGGACTTCAGGCCATATGTTCAG CATGTCCTGCAGTGTTTTGGTGCTGAGCGCTGCATGTTTGGCTCGGACTGGCCGGTGTGTCGTCTGGCCAAGTCTGACTACCCACAGGTCCACCAGGTGCTGTCCCAGTGCTTGGATGGCTGCACCAACGAGCAAAAGGAAGCCATCTTTGGGAGGAATGCTGTGGAGTTCTACAACATCAAGACCCTCATGAGCTAG